A stretch of Anaeromyxobacter dehalogenans 2CP-1 DNA encodes these proteins:
- a CDS encoding YqgE/AlgH family protein produces MPQDAPAGLAPGFLVAAPALADPNFNGSLVLMAEHHAQGALGFVVNRPGPITVADVLGGLDAGLRERAEGAGRADDPVLVGGPVQPERLWILFRPGPAAPEEGAVALGAGLALGGSRELLEALVRARDPGPYLLLLGYAGWAPLQVEREVGEGAWVPLPLQGDLVFDVPMEKRWETAVRRLGLDPAGFLVGGGGAEA; encoded by the coding sequence ATGCCTCAGGACGCTCCCGCCGGACTCGCGCCCGGCTTCCTCGTCGCGGCGCCGGCGCTGGCGGACCCGAACTTCAACGGCTCGCTCGTGCTCATGGCCGAGCACCACGCGCAGGGCGCGCTCGGCTTCGTGGTGAACCGGCCCGGGCCCATCACGGTGGCGGACGTGCTCGGCGGGCTGGACGCGGGGCTGCGGGAGCGCGCCGAGGGCGCCGGGCGGGCGGACGACCCGGTGCTGGTGGGCGGGCCGGTGCAGCCGGAGCGGCTCTGGATCCTGTTCCGGCCCGGGCCGGCGGCGCCGGAGGAGGGCGCGGTGGCGCTGGGGGCCGGGCTCGCGCTGGGCGGCTCGCGCGAGCTGCTGGAGGCGCTGGTGCGCGCGCGCGACCCGGGGCCGTACCTGCTGCTGCTCGGCTACGCCGGCTGGGCGCCGCTCCAGGTCGAGCGCGAGGTCGGCGAGGGCGCGTGGGTGCCCCTGCCGCTGCAGGGCGACCTCGTGTTCGACGTGCCCATGGAGAAGCGCTGGGAGACCGCGGTGCGGCGGCTCGGGCTCGATCCGGCCGGCTTCCTGGTGGGCGGCGGCGGCGCCGAGGCCTGA
- a CDS encoding DUF2378 family protein: MPVDRQDLEARIAAARSDDTVRGLVFNALFSVVREVAGDEAARACDPTGKASRVEFFSYPVTDFLALAAAVADRIGGRLGGEQQAFFRIGHRAGGMVLDSMVGKTMLALSEAGGARQLLANVPSAYKGAVSYGERRLEWTGERRARVTFRRELLAPPFHCGVFTAVLERVGAKDIRTEARQTSGLDAECELAWEAA; this comes from the coding sequence ATGCCCGTCGATCGACAGGACCTCGAGGCCCGCATCGCCGCCGCCCGCAGCGACGACACCGTCCGCGGGCTCGTCTTCAACGCGCTGTTCTCGGTGGTGCGGGAGGTGGCCGGCGACGAGGCCGCGCGCGCCTGCGACCCCACCGGCAAGGCGAGCCGGGTCGAGTTCTTCAGCTACCCGGTGACCGACTTCCTGGCGCTCGCGGCGGCGGTCGCGGACCGGATCGGCGGGCGCCTCGGCGGCGAGCAGCAGGCGTTCTTCCGGATCGGGCACCGCGCCGGCGGGATGGTGCTCGACTCGATGGTCGGCAAGACCATGCTGGCGCTCTCGGAGGCGGGCGGCGCGCGCCAGCTGCTCGCGAACGTCCCGAGCGCCTACAAGGGCGCGGTGAGCTACGGCGAGCGGCGGCTGGAGTGGACCGGCGAGCGCCGGGCCCGCGTCACGTTCCGCCGCGAGCTGCTCGCGCCGCCGTTCCACTGCGGCGTGTTCACCGCGGTGCTGGAGCGGGTCGGGGCGAAGGACATCCGCACCGAGGCGCGCCAGACCAGCGGGCTCGACGCGGAGTGCGAGCTGGCCTGGGAGGCGGCGTAG
- the recA gene encoding recombinase RecA gives MPVGPEKEKAIELAVASIEKAFGKGSIMRLGNEDALVKDVQAVSTGAVSLDIALGVGGFPRGRIIEIYGPESSGKTTLALHAIAEAQRRGGIAAFVDAEHALDVGYARKLGVRTDDLLISQPDSGEQALEIVETLVRSGAIDVLVVDSVAALVPKAELEGEMGDAHMGVQARLMSQALRKLTGTIAKSATIVIFINQIRMKIGVMFGNPETTTGGNALKFYASQRLDIRRIGAIKDGDSVIGNRTRVKVVKNKVAPPFKEVEFDIMYGQGISREGDVLDLASNENIVEKSGTWFSFGGERIGQGREQAKAFFREHPEILQQIESRLFEKFGIHRGPVAVPSPPAEEPVEERKPRAKAK, from the coding sequence ATGCCCGTGGGACCGGAGAAGGAGAAGGCGATCGAGCTGGCCGTCGCGTCGATCGAGAAGGCGTTCGGCAAGGGCTCGATCATGCGCCTCGGCAACGAGGACGCGCTGGTGAAGGACGTCCAGGCGGTCTCGACCGGCGCGGTCTCGCTGGACATCGCGCTCGGCGTGGGCGGCTTCCCGCGCGGCCGCATCATCGAGATCTACGGCCCGGAGTCCTCCGGCAAGACCACGCTGGCGCTGCACGCCATCGCCGAGGCGCAGCGGCGCGGCGGCATCGCCGCGTTCGTGGACGCCGAGCACGCGCTCGACGTGGGCTACGCCCGCAAGCTGGGCGTGCGCACCGACGACCTGCTCATCTCGCAGCCCGACAGCGGCGAGCAGGCGCTCGAGATCGTCGAGACCCTGGTCCGCTCCGGCGCCATCGACGTGCTGGTGGTGGACTCGGTGGCGGCGCTCGTGCCCAAGGCCGAGCTCGAGGGCGAGATGGGCGACGCGCACATGGGCGTGCAGGCCCGCCTCATGAGCCAGGCGCTCCGCAAGCTCACCGGCACCATCGCGAAGTCCGCGACCATCGTCATCTTCATCAACCAGATCCGCATGAAGATCGGCGTGATGTTCGGGAACCCGGAGACCACCACCGGCGGCAACGCGCTCAAGTTCTACGCGTCGCAGCGGCTCGACATCCGCCGCATCGGGGCCATCAAGGACGGCGACTCGGTCATCGGCAACCGCACCCGCGTGAAGGTGGTGAAGAACAAGGTCGCCCCGCCGTTCAAGGAGGTCGAGTTCGACATCATGTACGGCCAGGGCATCAGCCGCGAGGGCGACGTGCTCGACCTCGCCTCGAACGAGAACATCGTCGAGAAGAGCGGCACCTGGTTCAGCTTCGGCGGCGAGCGCATCGGCCAGGGGCGCGAGCAGGCCAAGGCGTTCTTCCGCGAGCACCCCGAGATCCTCCAGCAGATCGAGTCGCGCCTGTTCGAGAAGTTCGGCATCCACCGCGGCCCGGTGGCCGTCCCTTCCCCGCCGGCGGAGGAGCCGGTCGAGGAGCGGAAGCCCCGCGCCAAGGCGAAGTGA
- a CDS encoding LETM1 domain-containing protein has product MAKALSDKSWLEHLLAEELKQHDPEAARARLPADVRAAAEARGDLLPAARLLVARSLRRRRLCAEAPPPEDAFLDEVRTHVGLALDLALLRGEPFLRTRQRAEIAAFLAAALGLDALALEVEPEQPGGSTDRAVERALRGAAEALQARAYPAGDPVSGLPLHPGATAILRRRLARVVLGFHRAGRLDPEALARHGAYAARESVLLAEALSGLLLSAGSDGERARGVRVRQLPRLGLSRVELRDARRVVASPRAPEELAAAAPERVRPFLLEQLLLAQLRVRLDGDATRGWIERFATAAGLDAQAVATAQVEAAAQHCDHEVWFEAFDEGGVPVDWQVLADEWESVADHVVERVSTAVTDNLGSLATEIRETGELGGLLAKAAAGKKLDAAEKRKVKAQLIDLAKAVPALAIFAAPGGMLLLPLLAKLLPFNLMPSAWDRPPRGDGAPAPGRASAKPAAATGDPAAAPAVKAPGKAGGRKREPA; this is encoded by the coding sequence GTGGCGAAGGCCCTCAGCGACAAGAGCTGGCTCGAGCACCTCCTCGCGGAGGAGCTGAAGCAGCACGACCCCGAAGCGGCCCGCGCGCGGCTGCCGGCCGACGTGCGCGCGGCGGCCGAGGCCCGGGGCGACCTGCTCCCGGCGGCGCGCCTGCTGGTGGCCCGCTCGCTGCGCCGACGGCGGCTCTGCGCCGAGGCCCCGCCGCCCGAGGACGCGTTCCTCGACGAGGTCCGCACGCACGTGGGGCTGGCGCTCGACCTCGCGCTGCTGCGCGGCGAGCCGTTCCTGCGCACGCGCCAGCGCGCCGAGATCGCGGCGTTCCTGGCGGCGGCGCTCGGCCTCGACGCGCTCGCGCTGGAGGTCGAGCCGGAGCAGCCCGGCGGGTCCACCGACCGGGCCGTGGAGCGCGCGCTCCGCGGCGCCGCCGAGGCGCTCCAGGCCCGGGCCTACCCGGCCGGCGATCCCGTCTCCGGGCTGCCGCTCCACCCCGGAGCGACGGCGATCCTCCGGCGGCGGCTCGCGCGCGTGGTGCTCGGCTTCCACCGCGCCGGCCGGCTCGACCCCGAGGCGCTGGCGCGCCACGGCGCCTACGCCGCGCGCGAGTCGGTGCTGCTCGCCGAGGCGCTCTCCGGCCTGCTGCTCTCGGCCGGCTCCGACGGCGAGCGCGCCCGCGGCGTGCGGGTGCGCCAGCTCCCCCGGCTCGGCCTCTCGCGGGTCGAGCTGCGCGACGCGCGACGCGTGGTGGCGTCCCCTCGCGCCCCCGAGGAGCTCGCCGCGGCCGCGCCGGAGCGGGTGCGCCCGTTCCTGCTCGAGCAGCTCCTGCTCGCGCAGCTCCGGGTGCGGCTCGACGGCGACGCGACGCGCGGCTGGATCGAGCGGTTCGCCACGGCGGCCGGGCTCGACGCGCAGGCGGTCGCCACCGCGCAGGTGGAGGCGGCCGCGCAGCACTGCGATCACGAGGTCTGGTTCGAGGCGTTCGACGAGGGCGGCGTCCCGGTGGACTGGCAGGTCCTCGCCGACGAGTGGGAGTCGGTGGCGGACCACGTGGTCGAGCGCGTCTCCACCGCGGTCACCGACAACCTGGGCTCGCTGGCGACGGAGATCCGCGAGACCGGCGAGCTGGGCGGGCTGCTCGCGAAGGCCGCCGCCGGGAAGAAGCTCGACGCGGCCGAGAAGCGCAAGGTGAAGGCGCAGCTCATCGACCTCGCCAAGGCGGTGCCCGCGCTCGCCATCTTCGCGGCGCCCGGCGGCATGCTGCTGCTGCCGCTGCTCGCGAAGCTGCTGCCCTTCAACCTGATGCCGAGCGCCTGGGACCGTCCGCCGCGCGGGGACGGCGCGCCCGCTCCCGGCCGCGCCAGCGCGAAGCCCGCCGCCGCAACCGGGGACCCCGCCGCCGCGCCCGCCGTGAAGGCGCCGGGCAAGGCGGGCGGCCGCAAGCGCGAGCCGGCCTGA
- a CDS encoding HEAT repeat domain-containing protein: protein MMTLRRAAALLACLLVTACGSPKDAEGWAKRAASRSRTDEKLEALAQVRKAPGDRRAAVPYLVEVLKQAPRARGEAAMALGEIGDPAAVKPLLDAVDRAAQDRDTRDANRHIATALGALRAREAVPALVELTASPDGYTQVAAVDALGEIGDPAAIDTLVRIATSTEVEPFTAKRAILALGRIGDARAGPVVLRMLFEERPGVTFFPEAAFAAAQIGRPMAAPLLAVLEGKDAALQDWARTRGVVSGALYAKAAQVLGDVGGPDAVPALVARLTYRDPDPRVGVYVRVFAAESLGRLRAREAVKPLADLVAREPDPDARDRYCEALARIGDPAALPALRAAAAAGAWRVREAPLAALSRLGGAPEAAVVEEAIRACGNGCPAQEGEALAGMKARLAAAAACQDAACWAGKLADPDPAVRDRAALEVGRAGGAAHARALADAIARPVDGDAAVAARHAAVLGLGWIAAREPLGADAAQVAAAIDRTVAQDRGRTLTAGVNEDALRLALRLKRTAAK from the coding sequence ATGATGACGCTGCGCCGCGCTGCCGCCCTGCTCGCCTGCCTGCTCGTCACCGCGTGTGGAAGCCCGAAGGACGCGGAGGGGTGGGCGAAGCGCGCCGCCAGCAGGAGCCGCACCGACGAGAAGCTCGAAGCGCTCGCGCAGGTGCGCAAGGCGCCGGGCGACCGCCGCGCCGCCGTGCCGTACCTGGTCGAGGTGCTGAAGCAGGCGCCGCGGGCCCGCGGCGAGGCGGCCATGGCGCTCGGCGAGATCGGCGACCCGGCCGCGGTGAAGCCGCTGCTGGACGCGGTGGACCGCGCCGCGCAGGACCGCGACACGCGCGACGCGAACCGGCACATCGCCACCGCGCTCGGCGCGCTCCGGGCGCGCGAGGCGGTGCCGGCGCTCGTCGAGCTGACCGCCTCGCCCGACGGCTACACGCAGGTGGCGGCGGTCGACGCGCTCGGCGAGATCGGCGACCCGGCCGCGATCGACACGCTGGTGCGCATCGCGACCTCGACCGAGGTCGAGCCGTTCACCGCCAAGCGCGCCATCCTGGCGCTGGGCCGGATCGGCGACGCGCGGGCCGGCCCGGTGGTGCTCCGGATGCTGTTCGAGGAGCGCCCGGGCGTCACGTTCTTCCCGGAGGCGGCGTTCGCCGCCGCGCAGATCGGCCGGCCCATGGCCGCGCCGCTGCTGGCAGTGCTGGAGGGGAAGGACGCGGCGCTGCAGGACTGGGCGCGCACGCGCGGCGTGGTGAGCGGCGCGCTGTACGCGAAGGCGGCGCAGGTGCTCGGCGACGTGGGCGGCCCGGACGCGGTGCCGGCCCTGGTCGCGCGGCTCACCTACCGGGATCCGGATCCCCGCGTCGGCGTCTACGTGCGCGTCTTCGCGGCGGAGTCGCTCGGCCGGCTGCGCGCGCGCGAGGCGGTGAAGCCGCTCGCGGACCTCGTCGCCCGCGAGCCGGACCCGGACGCGCGCGATCGCTACTGCGAGGCGCTCGCGCGGATCGGCGACCCGGCGGCGCTGCCGGCGCTGCGCGCGGCCGCCGCCGCGGGGGCGTGGCGCGTGCGCGAGGCGCCGCTCGCGGCGCTGTCGCGGCTGGGCGGGGCGCCGGAGGCGGCGGTGGTGGAGGAAGCCATCCGCGCCTGCGGCAACGGCTGCCCCGCGCAGGAGGGCGAGGCGCTCGCCGGGATGAAGGCGCGCCTCGCCGCCGCGGCCGCCTGCCAGGACGCGGCCTGCTGGGCGGGCAAGCTCGCCGATCCCGATCCGGCGGTGCGGGATCGGGCCGCGCTGGAGGTGGGCCGCGCCGGAGGGGCCGCGCACGCGCGCGCGCTCGCCGACGCCATCGCGCGCCCGGTGGACGGAGACGCGGCCGTCGCCGCGCGCCACGCGGCCGTGCTCGGGCTGGGCTGGATCGCGGCGCGCGAGCCGCTCGGCGCGGACGCCGCGCAGGTGGCGGCGGCGATCGACCGGACGGTCGCGCAGGACCGGGGCCGGACGCTCACCGCCGGCGTGAACGAGGACGCGCTGCGGCTGGCGCTCCGGCTGAAGCGGACCGCCGCGAAGTAG
- a CDS encoding glycerate kinase type-2 family protein codes for MSARRPLAAACEAVYRAALARTAAARLVTEALAREALPPGPVRVAALGKAAAPMLEAALAALRGRARDPLCVLPEGARPPMAPGARCIAAGHPRPTAGSLEAGRALLDWAGAGAGAPALVLLSGGGSALAVAPAEGVAAEEKAEAIAALMRAGLTIQALNAVRKHLSRLKGGHLGARLAPADVRVLVLSDVPGDDLSVIASGPLAPDPSTFGEALAAVHGAGAALPDAVRARLEAGARGAVPETPKPGDPRLAGVRHRLLAGPVDLARAAADVAREMGMEAAVDPVPLTGDVVAVAARLALWARERAARPGARGPRLLALGGEPTIRVPAAAAAPEGGRAQHLALLAAAGLDGLPAALLAAGSDGRDGPTGQAGAVVDGESAGEATRRGIDLARALAEARSGPAAVALGAAIPRFETGTHLCDLVLVAVE; via the coding sequence GTGAGCGCGCGCAGACCGCTCGCGGCCGCCTGCGAGGCGGTGTACCGCGCCGCCCTGGCGCGCACCGCCGCCGCGCGCCTGGTGACGGAGGCGCTGGCGCGCGAGGCGCTCCCGCCCGGTCCGGTGCGCGTGGCGGCGCTCGGCAAGGCCGCCGCGCCCATGCTGGAGGCGGCGCTGGCCGCGCTCCGCGGGCGCGCGCGCGATCCGCTCTGCGTGCTGCCCGAGGGCGCGCGGCCGCCGATGGCGCCGGGCGCCCGCTGCATCGCCGCAGGCCACCCGCGGCCCACCGCCGGCTCGCTCGAGGCGGGACGGGCGCTCCTCGACTGGGCGGGCGCGGGCGCCGGCGCGCCGGCGCTGGTCTTGCTCTCCGGCGGCGGCAGCGCGCTGGCGGTGGCGCCCGCGGAGGGCGTCGCGGCGGAGGAGAAGGCGGAGGCGATCGCCGCGCTCATGCGCGCCGGCCTCACGATCCAGGCGCTGAACGCGGTGCGCAAGCACCTCTCGCGGCTGAAGGGCGGCCACCTCGGCGCGCGGCTCGCGCCCGCCGACGTCCGCGTGCTGGTGCTCTCCGACGTGCCCGGCGACGACCTCTCGGTGATCGCCTCCGGCCCGCTCGCGCCGGATCCGAGCACGTTCGGCGAGGCGCTCGCGGCGGTGCACGGCGCCGGCGCGGCCCTGCCGGACGCGGTGCGGGCGCGGCTCGAGGCGGGCGCGCGCGGCGCCGTGCCGGAGACGCCGAAGCCGGGCGACCCGCGCCTCGCCGGCGTGCGGCACCGGCTGCTCGCCGGCCCGGTGGACCTGGCGCGCGCCGCCGCGGACGTGGCGCGCGAAATGGGGATGGAGGCGGCGGTCGACCCGGTCCCGCTCACCGGCGACGTGGTGGCGGTGGCGGCGCGGCTGGCGCTCTGGGCGCGCGAGCGGGCGGCCCGGCCCGGCGCGCGCGGGCCGCGGCTGCTCGCGCTCGGCGGCGAGCCCACCATCCGCGTCCCGGCCGCCGCGGCCGCGCCCGAGGGCGGGCGGGCGCAGCACCTGGCGCTCCTCGCCGCCGCCGGCCTGGACGGCCTGCCGGCGGCGCTGCTCGCGGCCGGCTCCGACGGGCGCGACGGGCCCACCGGACAGGCGGGCGCGGTGGTGGACGGCGAGAGCGCGGGCGAGGCGACGCGGCGCGGGATCGACCTGGCCCGGGCGCTCGCCGAGGCCCGCTCCGGCCCCGCCGCGGTGGCGCTCGGCGCCGCCATCCCGCGCTTCGAGACCGGGACGCACCTGTGCGACCTGGTGCTGGTCGCGGTGGAGTGA
- the fmt gene encoding methionyl-tRNA formyltransferase, with product MRIAFLGTPAFAVAALDALERAGHALVTVVAQPDRPAGRGQALREPATKAWARARGVPVLQPEKVRDGTLAAALRALAPDALVVAAYGRILGKDLLTLAPHGALNVHGSLLPRWRGAAPIQWAVAEGERETGVTIMQMDEGLDTGDVLLQRALEIGEDDTSETLAPRLAALGGEALVEALRLLEAGALVPVRQDAAQATLARILEKEDGRIAWTRPARRISDRLRGFTPWPGAFTTLEGRTLKVLEARPGADVATPAGEPGEAEVVPGRGLAVACGGGSALLVTRVQLEGRPAQSALDLANGLRRKRFRLGT from the coding sequence ATGCGCATCGCCTTCCTCGGCACCCCCGCCTTCGCGGTCGCCGCGCTCGACGCGCTGGAGCGGGCCGGCCACGCGCTCGTGACCGTGGTGGCGCAGCCCGACCGCCCGGCCGGCCGCGGCCAGGCGCTGCGCGAGCCGGCCACCAAGGCCTGGGCCCGCGCGCGCGGCGTCCCGGTGCTCCAGCCGGAGAAGGTCCGCGACGGGACGCTCGCCGCCGCGCTCCGGGCGCTCGCGCCGGACGCGCTGGTGGTCGCCGCCTACGGCCGGATCCTGGGCAAGGACCTGCTCACGCTCGCCCCGCACGGCGCCCTCAACGTGCACGGCTCGCTGCTCCCGCGCTGGCGCGGCGCCGCGCCCATCCAGTGGGCGGTGGCCGAGGGCGAGCGCGAGACCGGCGTCACCATCATGCAGATGGACGAGGGGCTCGACACCGGCGACGTCCTGCTGCAGCGCGCGCTCGAGATCGGCGAGGACGACACCTCGGAGACGCTGGCGCCGCGGCTGGCGGCGCTGGGGGGCGAGGCGCTGGTCGAGGCGCTCCGCCTGCTCGAGGCCGGCGCGCTCGTGCCGGTTCGCCAGGACGCGGCGCAGGCCACGCTGGCGCGCATCCTGGAGAAGGAGGACGGGCGCATCGCCTGGACCCGCCCGGCCCGCCGCATCTCCGACCGGCTGCGCGGCTTCACGCCCTGGCCCGGCGCGTTCACCACGCTGGAGGGCCGGACGCTGAAGGTGCTGGAGGCGCGGCCGGGCGCGGACGTGGCGACGCCGGCGGGCGAGCCCGGCGAGGCCGAGGTGGTCCCCGGGCGCGGGCTGGCGGTCGCGTGCGGCGGCGGGAGCGCGCTGCTCGTCACGCGCGTGCAGCTGGAGGGCAGGCCGGCGCAGTCGGCGCTCGACCTCGCGAACGGCCTGCGCAGGAAGCGCTTCCGGCTGGGCACCTGA
- a CDS encoding RsmB/NOP family class I SAM-dependent RNA methyltransferase: MAGRPTNPAAGARGIAFDVLRRVEEGGAYASRALDAALGAAGALDPREAGLATELVYGTLRRALALDAALAPHSRRALAELDPAARVALRLGAYQLLVLGTPAHAAVGETVALAKAVDHGRAAGYVNAVLRSLSRAARFPDPPALEADPAGHVAAAEALPRWVAEEWVGWLGAGEALALARAMNAPAPLCVRTPDREALLARARAAGLAAAPAARAPGGVVLTGASVGELARAAGGVPFQVQDEAAQLVTLLAAGDLAGRPARVLDACAAPGGKAFHLAELLGPGAEVVAIELHPRKADELAREAARRGLPAVRVVCADAGKPIPGLEPGSFDAVLVDAPCAGLGTLRRHPELKLRRAPGDLPRMAALQRKIALNAARYARPGAPVVYSICSLSRAEGPEVVETLLGEGFRRAPPPAGFPADVLDARGDLLTLPSRHGTDGFYAARLVRDVPSTD; encoded by the coding sequence ATGGCCGGCCGCCCGACGAACCCGGCCGCGGGCGCGCGCGGCATCGCGTTCGACGTGCTCCGGCGCGTCGAGGAGGGCGGCGCGTACGCGTCGCGCGCGCTCGACGCCGCGCTCGGCGCGGCCGGCGCGCTCGATCCGCGCGAGGCAGGGCTCGCCACCGAGCTGGTCTACGGGACCCTGCGGCGGGCGCTCGCGCTCGATGCCGCGCTGGCGCCGCACTCCCGCCGCGCGCTCGCCGAGCTGGACCCGGCCGCGCGCGTGGCGCTGCGGCTCGGCGCCTACCAGCTGCTCGTGCTCGGCACGCCCGCGCACGCCGCCGTCGGCGAGACGGTGGCGCTCGCGAAGGCGGTGGACCACGGCCGCGCCGCCGGGTACGTGAACGCGGTCCTCCGGTCGCTGTCGCGCGCGGCGCGCTTCCCGGACCCGCCGGCGCTCGAGGCGGATCCGGCCGGCCACGTCGCCGCGGCCGAGGCGCTGCCGCGCTGGGTGGCGGAGGAGTGGGTGGGCTGGCTGGGCGCCGGCGAGGCGCTGGCGCTCGCCCGGGCCATGAACGCGCCCGCCCCGCTGTGCGTGCGCACGCCGGATCGCGAGGCGCTGCTCGCACGCGCCCGCGCCGCCGGCCTCGCCGCGGCGCCGGCCGCCCGGGCGCCGGGCGGGGTGGTGCTCACCGGCGCGTCGGTCGGCGAGCTGGCCCGCGCGGCCGGCGGCGTGCCGTTCCAGGTCCAGGACGAGGCCGCCCAGCTCGTGACGCTCCTCGCGGCGGGCGACCTGGCCGGCCGGCCGGCCCGCGTGCTCGACGCCTGCGCCGCGCCGGGCGGCAAGGCGTTCCACCTGGCCGAGCTGCTCGGGCCCGGCGCCGAGGTGGTCGCGATCGAGCTCCACCCGCGCAAGGCCGACGAGCTGGCCCGCGAGGCGGCGCGGCGTGGCCTGCCCGCGGTGCGGGTGGTGTGCGCCGACGCAGGGAAGCCCATCCCCGGGCTCGAGCCCGGGAGCTTCGACGCGGTGCTGGTGGACGCGCCCTGCGCCGGCCTCGGCACGCTCCGGCGCCACCCCGAGCTGAAGCTGCGCCGGGCCCCCGGGGACCTGCCGCGCATGGCCGCGCTCCAGCGCAAGATCGCCCTGAACGCGGCGCGCTACGCCCGGCCCGGCGCGCCGGTCGTCTACTCGATCTGCTCGCTCTCCCGCGCCGAGGGGCCGGAGGTGGTCGAGACGCTGCTCGGCGAGGGCTTCCGCCGCGCCCCGCCGCCCGCCGGCTTCCCGGCCGACGTGCTCGACGCGCGCGGCGATCTCCTCACCCTCCCGAGCCGCCACGGGACCGACGGCTTCTACGCCGCGCGGCTGGTGCGGGACGTGCCCTCCACCGACTAG
- the rpe gene encoding ribulose-phosphate 3-epimerase — protein MPLPIRIAPSILSADFGRLAEEVRAVEAAGADVIHVDVMDGRFVPNITIGPLVVEAVRKVTKLPVDAHLMIVEPEKYVEAFAKAGADLVSVHAEVSPHLHRTLQAIRAAGARPAVALNPSTDLTAVEYVLGDCEMVLVMTVNPGFGGQKYIEACTEKVRRLRAMADARGLALEIEVDGGVKPETAAKVAAAGANVLVAGTAVFGAPDYRQAIAGIRAAAERGRG, from the coding sequence ATGCCCCTGCCCATCCGCATCGCCCCGTCGATCCTCTCCGCCGACTTCGGCCGGCTCGCCGAGGAGGTCCGCGCGGTCGAGGCCGCCGGCGCCGACGTGATCCACGTGGACGTGATGGACGGGCGGTTCGTGCCGAACATCACCATCGGCCCGCTGGTGGTGGAGGCGGTGCGCAAGGTCACGAAGCTCCCGGTGGACGCGCACCTCATGATCGTCGAGCCGGAGAAGTACGTGGAGGCGTTCGCGAAGGCGGGCGCCGACCTGGTCTCGGTGCACGCCGAGGTCTCGCCGCACCTCCACCGCACGCTGCAGGCCATCCGCGCCGCGGGCGCGCGCCCGGCGGTGGCGCTCAACCCGTCCACCGACCTCACCGCCGTCGAGTACGTGCTCGGCGACTGCGAGATGGTGCTCGTCATGACCGTCAACCCGGGCTTCGGCGGGCAGAAGTACATCGAGGCCTGCACCGAGAAGGTCCGCCGCCTGCGGGCCATGGCGGACGCGCGCGGGCTGGCGCTCGAGATCGAGGTCGACGGCGGCGTGAAGCCGGAGACCGCCGCCAAGGTCGCGGCGGCGGGCGCGAACGTGCTCGTCGCCGGCACGGCCGTGTTCGGTGCGCCGGACTACCGCCAGGCCATCGCGGGCATCCGCGCCGCCGCGGAGCGCGGCCGCGGCTAG
- a CDS encoding septal ring lytic transglycosylase RlpA family protein has translation MSGRALRAAAVALCAAAACAHGPAREAGGGPGGGEPARAAEAPARPGEQVGLASYYGKRHHGRRTASGSRFDMHAMTCAHRTAPFGTRLKVTSLESGKSVVVKVTDRGPFAGGRVVDLSYAAARKLGMVEDGVVRVRIEPVEDD, from the coding sequence GTGAGCGGGCGCGCGCTCCGCGCGGCGGCGGTGGCGCTCTGCGCCGCGGCCGCCTGCGCGCACGGACCCGCGCGCGAGGCCGGCGGCGGTCCCGGCGGCGGCGAGCCGGCCCGCGCCGCCGAGGCGCCCGCGCGCCCGGGTGAGCAGGTCGGCCTCGCGAGCTATTACGGCAAGCGGCACCACGGGCGGCGGACCGCCAGCGGCAGCCGCTTCGACATGCACGCCATGACCTGCGCGCACCGGACCGCGCCGTTCGGCACGCGGCTCAAGGTGACGTCGCTCGAGTCGGGCAAGAGCGTGGTGGTGAAGGTCACCGATCGCGGGCCGTTCGCCGGCGGCCGGGTGGTGGACCTGTCCTACGCGGCGGCCCGCAAGCTCGGCATGGTCGAGGACGGCGTGGTGCGCGTCCGGATCGAGCCGGTCGAGGACGACTAG
- a CDS encoding uracil-DNA glycosylase family protein: MPRPPKTVTALEAVLRDVAAFRPRGFGPPIHGPPVPSRIFLIGQAPGPHEARFGRPFAWTAGKTLFRWLERATGAGEDLVRERVYISAVVRCFPGKAPGGGDRVPTPDECALWRGFVRREVEILRPRLVIPVGRLAIQEVLGRTEPIAAVVGRTLRAYFHGVKTDVIPLPHPSGASTWFKMEPGKTLLDEALTLIADHPEVQRTFRGRRTA; this comes from the coding sequence GTGCCGCGCCCCCCGAAGACCGTCACCGCGCTCGAGGCGGTGCTCCGCGACGTGGCGGCGTTCCGGCCGCGCGGCTTCGGCCCGCCGATCCACGGGCCGCCGGTGCCGAGCCGGATCTTCCTCATCGGCCAGGCGCCCGGGCCGCACGAGGCGCGCTTCGGCCGCCCGTTCGCGTGGACCGCCGGCAAGACGCTGTTCCGCTGGCTGGAGCGCGCCACCGGCGCCGGCGAGGACCTGGTCCGCGAGCGCGTCTACATCTCCGCCGTGGTGCGATGCTTCCCCGGAAAGGCGCCGGGCGGCGGCGACCGCGTGCCCACGCCCGACGAGTGCGCGCTGTGGCGGGGCTTCGTCCGGCGGGAGGTGGAGATCCTCCGGCCTCGGCTCGTGATCCCGGTCGGTCGCCTCGCCATCCAGGAGGTGCTCGGCCGCACGGAGCCCATCGCGGCCGTGGTCGGGCGCACGCTCCGTGCGTACTTCCACGGCGTGAAGACCGACGTCATCCCGCTGCCGCACCCGTCGGGTGCCTCGACCTGGTTCAAGATGGAGCCGGGCAAGACGCTGCTCGACGAGGCGCTGACGCTCATCGCCGATCACCCGGAGGTCCAGCGCACCTTCCGAGGGAGGCGCACCGCGTGA